In Rhizobium sp. BG4, the genomic stretch TGATGCGCAGGATTTCGCCGAAGGTGATCATGTCGGCTGGCTTCAGCAGCAGATAGCCGCCTGCCTTGCCGCGGCGGCTGACGACGATGCCCTGATGTTTCAAGTCGAGAAGGATCTGCTCGAGGAATTTCTTCGGAATCTTCTGCTGGGCGGCAATGTCGGAGATCATCACCGGTTCGTCGGCGTCGGCCTCGGCCAGCACCGTGAGCGCCCGGAGCGCATATTTTGCTTTCTGCGTAATCATTTCAGACCGTCACACACACCTGCGGCCCGTGAGCCCCGCCGCACTTCAAGCTTTGCTTTATCCCCTATGGCACAGCCAGCATGAACGGAATTTGAACGTGCCGGCAAAAGCCTTGAGATACAAGCATTTTGGCCCTGTTTTTCAAGCTTGGCCAATGGGCTTAATTCTACGTCAAAATTGCGTCTTCCGCATCTTTCGGCGCATCACTTCAGATTTCGAATTGACAGGCGGCGTGTAACTCTACTAAATCACTAGACATTAGCGCTGCCCGCCGGTTTTCATCGCCGGGGCGGCTGCTTTTCTGCATTGCGGCAGCTTCGGAGAGATATTTGCTCCTGCTTATGCTGCTTTCGAAATCCCTTTTTCTGTCCGATCCCTCCTCCAGCTGCGATACTCCGGCCAACATCGAGGACAGGATTGCCATGACTGTTATCCATACAATCGAAGAGGCCGAGGCGCTGAATGCCAAGCTCGCGTCTCTCGACCTTGCCGGAAGGCTGGCCTTTGTCGCCGGTCTCGGCGGCCGCGCCGTCTTCACGACGTCGCTCGGCATCGAAGACCAGGTGATCACCGCCGAGATCGGCAATCACCGTCTGCCCATCGACGTCGTGACGCTGCAGACCGGACGGCTCTTTCCCGAGACGCTGGCGCTGATCGACGAGACCGAGAGCCAGTACGACATCAAGATTTCTCGCTACGAGCCCGAACAGGCCGATATCGACGCCTATGCGGCGAAGTATGGCCTGAACGGTTTCTACGAAAGCGTCGAAGCCAGGCATGCCTGTTGTGGCGTGCGCAAGCTGAAGCCGCTTGCGCGCGCACTCAATGGGGCAACCATCTGGATCACTGGTCTGCGCCGCGGTCAGTCCAACAACCGCGCCGACACGCCCTTTGCCGAATATGACGCCGAGCGTCATCTCCTGAAGGTCAACCCGCTGGCCGACTGGGATATCGACGTGATCAAGGCCTATGTCGCCGACAACAGCGTGCCGGTGAACCCGCTGCATGCGCGCGGCTATCCCTCGATCGGCTGCGAGCCCTGCACCCGCGCCATCAAGCCCGGCGAGCCCGAGCGCGCCGGCCGCTGGTGGTGGGAGCAGGACGAAAAGCGCGAATGCGGGTTGCATGTTGCTGAAGAGGCGTCGGCGATCCCGGCTGCTCAGTAAGCGAGGGCAACGCCTGGAGCCCCCTCATCCGGCCCTTTCGGGCCGCGCGGCGCAACGCCGGTGAGGCCACGAAGCAAATCACGCAGAGACATCTCTGCACACGAATTGAGAAGTCTGGAGTAGGAAATGCCCGATACCCGCAAGGATACGGAACTCAGCAATCCCCAGAGCAGCAAGCCGCCGCTCGATCCGCACCTGAAGGCACTTGAGAACGAAGCGATTCACATTTTCCGTGAGGTCGCCGCCGAATTCGAACGCCCGGTCATGCTTTACTCGATCGGCAAGGACTCCTCCGTCCTGCTGCATCTGGCGCGCAAGGCCTTCTATCCGGGCCGCGTCCCCTTCCCGCTGCTGCACGTCAATACCGGCTGGAAGTTCGCCGAGATGATCACCTTCCGCGACAAAATCGTGAAGGAATATGATCTCGACCTGATCGAGCATATCAATCCGCGCGGTGCGGCCGAAAACATCACGCCGTTCACCTACGGCTCGGCCCGCTATACCGACATCATGAAGACCGAGGCGCTCCGTAATGCGCTCGACGCCGGCAAGTTCGACGCGGCCTTCGGCGGCGCGCGCCGCGACGAAGAGGCAAGCCGCGCCAAGGAGCGCATCTACTCGTTCCGCACGCCCGACCATCGCTGGGACCCGCGCAACCAGCGCCCCGAGCTCTGGAACGTCTATAACGGCCAGATCCGCCAGGGCGAAAGCGTTCGCGCCTTCCCGCTGTCGAACTGGACCGAGGTGGATATCTGGCGCTACATCCAGGCCGAGGACATTCCGATCGTGCCGCTCTATTTCGCCGCGAAACGCCCCTTCGTCGAGCGCGACGGCATGATGATCGATGCGACCGATCCGCGTCTGGAGCTGTTGCCCGGCGAAACGAAGCAGGAGGATTACATCCGCTTCCGCACGCTCGGCTGCTTCCCGCTGACGGGCGCCATCCGCTCGAACGCCACCAGTCTTGAAGAGATCATCGCGGAGTTGGAAATCGCCACGGTTTCCGAGCGCCAGGGCCGCGCCATCGACCGGGACCAGTCCGGCTCCATGGAAAAGAAGAAGCGTGAAGGATATTTCTGAGATGACCGCAGCAAACCTCGCCAACGCCGTTGCCCAGCCCGCAGCAGAGCCCGTTGCGGCCCTGCGCGACACGCGGCCGTTGCGCCTCATCACCTGCGGTTCCGTCGATGACGGCAAGTCGACGCTGATCGGCCGCCTGCTCTGGGATACCAAGGCAGTCAAGGAAGACCAGGCCGCGACCCTGCAGCGCGATTCCACCGGCAAGCAGAACGATCTCGGCCTGCCCGACTTCGCACTGCTGCTCGACGGCCTGCAGGCCGAGCGCGAACAGGGCATCACCATCGATGTCGCCTATCGCTATTTCTCGACCGACAAGCGCTCCTTCATCGTTGCCGATACGCCCGGCCACGAGCAGTACACCCGC encodes the following:
- a CDS encoding Rrf2 family transcriptional regulator, which translates into the protein MITQKAKYALRALTVLAEADADEPVMISDIAAQQKIPKKFLEQILLDLKHQGIVVSRRGKAGGYLLLKPADMITFGEILRIIDGPIAPLPCLSITAYRKCDDCDGEQNCEIRHVFAKVADATRKVLFSTTIADAVAPAKGAVVTRMLA
- a CDS encoding phosphoadenylyl-sulfate reductase, with protein sequence MTVIHTIEEAEALNAKLASLDLAGRLAFVAGLGGRAVFTTSLGIEDQVITAEIGNHRLPIDVVTLQTGRLFPETLALIDETESQYDIKISRYEPEQADIDAYAAKYGLNGFYESVEARHACCGVRKLKPLARALNGATIWITGLRRGQSNNRADTPFAEYDAERHLLKVNPLADWDIDVIKAYVADNSVPVNPLHARGYPSIGCEPCTRAIKPGEPERAGRWWWEQDEKRECGLHVAEEASAIPAAQ
- the cysD gene encoding sulfate adenylyltransferase subunit CysD, with translation MPDTRKDTELSNPQSSKPPLDPHLKALENEAIHIFREVAAEFERPVMLYSIGKDSSVLLHLARKAFYPGRVPFPLLHVNTGWKFAEMITFRDKIVKEYDLDLIEHINPRGAAENITPFTYGSARYTDIMKTEALRNALDAGKFDAAFGGARRDEEASRAKERIYSFRTPDHRWDPRNQRPELWNVYNGQIRQGESVRAFPLSNWTEVDIWRYIQAEDIPIVPLYFAAKRPFVERDGMMIDATDPRLELLPGETKQEDYIRFRTLGCFPLTGAIRSNATSLEEIIAELEIATVSERQGRAIDRDQSGSMEKKKREGYF